One genomic window of Ktedonobacteraceae bacterium includes the following:
- a CDS encoding Nramp family divalent metal transporter — protein sequence MKTPDQQAPATSLQDRAQSRRRERSRPRFRRMSPIFRLLAILGPGIIAANAGNDAGGVATYSSAGASYGYNLLWALAITAVFVGIVQEMCARMGAVTGKGLSDLIREQFGVRWTVLAMLALLVANTGVTISEFIGIAASVQVLADDPYTPLIYLVVPLSGLILWWLVTRGTYRRVEIVFLIISLGFLAYIPAAFAAHPSWHEVAKGFIAPRLSMDANYWPTTAALVGTTLSPYMLFYLQSAVADKGIRMEEYVYEKVDVYSSTIFSNIISAFMIIATGATLFVAHQVVNTAADAAFALRAFAGQYASLLFGLGLFGASLLAGAVLPLTTAYGISEAFGFERGVSRSFREAPVFQSIFTGMIVLGVIVSLIPGLPFIQVLIILQDVNAAMMPILLVFVILLINNRRLMGRRVNKTASNILAWITTISVTFLVVLWLLNAIFGVAI from the coding sequence ATGAAAACTCCAGATCAGCAAGCACCAGCAACCAGCTTACAAGACCGCGCTCAGTCCAGAAGACGCGAACGCTCCCGCCCGCGTTTTCGTCGCATGTCGCCCATTTTCCGGCTCTTAGCCATTCTGGGGCCAGGCATCATCGCCGCCAACGCGGGAAATGATGCCGGCGGAGTAGCAACCTATTCCTCGGCAGGAGCCAGCTATGGATACAATCTGCTGTGGGCGCTCGCGATCACCGCCGTCTTTGTGGGCATCGTACAGGAGATGTGCGCGCGTATGGGGGCCGTAACCGGCAAAGGGCTATCCGACCTGATCCGCGAGCAGTTTGGAGTCCGCTGGACGGTGCTGGCAATGCTGGCGCTACTGGTCGCCAATACCGGCGTAACAATCTCAGAGTTTATCGGAATCGCCGCCAGCGTCCAGGTACTGGCGGATGACCCGTACACGCCGCTTATTTACCTGGTCGTTCCCCTCTCCGGACTGATACTCTGGTGGCTCGTCACGCGCGGAACCTACCGGCGTGTAGAGATCGTTTTCCTGATTATCTCGCTTGGTTTCCTGGCCTATATTCCTGCCGCTTTTGCCGCGCATCCCAGCTGGCACGAGGTTGCTAAAGGATTCATCGCGCCCCGCCTCAGCATGGATGCAAACTACTGGCCTACCACGGCTGCCCTCGTTGGCACGACGCTCAGTCCCTATATGCTCTTTTACCTCCAGTCAGCCGTTGCCGACAAGGGCATCCGCATGGAAGAGTACGTGTATGAGAAAGTTGATGTCTATAGCAGCACCATTTTCTCCAATATCATCTCGGCATTTATGATTATCGCCACCGGCGCGACGCTCTTCGTTGCCCACCAGGTTGTCAATACCGCTGCTGACGCGGCATTTGCTCTGCGCGCATTCGCCGGCCAGTACGCCTCGCTGCTCTTCGGGCTGGGCCTGTTCGGAGCCTCGCTGCTCGCCGGCGCAGTGTTACCGCTCACCACAGCCTATGGTATCTCTGAAGCATTTGGGTTTGAACGCGGTGTATCGCGCAGCTTCCGGGAAGCACCTGTCTTCCAGTCCATCTTTACCGGCATGATCGTCCTGGGCGTGATCGTCTCGCTCATTCCAGGCCTGCCATTTATCCAGGTACTCATCATACTGCAGGACGTGAATGCGGCCATGATGCCGATCCTGCTCGTCTTCGTCATCCTGCTCATAAACAATCGCCGCCTGATGGGGCGTCGTGTCAATAAAACCGCCTCCAATATCCTGGCCTGGATCACGACCATCTCCGTCACATTTCTGGTGGTTTTGTGGCTGTTGAATGCGATTTTCGGGGTAGCGATTTAA
- a CDS encoding SRPBCC family protein, which translates to MTNREQYTPGPASGAHVRKDGEKWTLILVRELRHPPEKVWQALTDPAHLREWAPFEADRSLGTAGVTVKLTNVGAPTSPVSETKVTRADAPSVLEYNWGGYAMRWELEAFNGGTRLTLWHDINRRFISMGAAGWHICLDVLDHLLSGTPIGRIVGGEAMKFGWSRLNAEYAQQFGIEVPSPPPNVAQS; encoded by the coding sequence ATGACCAATCGCGAGCAGTACACGCCAGGTCCTGCCAGCGGAGCGCATGTACGAAAGGACGGAGAGAAGTGGACGCTCATTCTCGTGCGAGAACTGCGCCACCCGCCGGAAAAAGTCTGGCAGGCGCTGACCGACCCTGCGCACCTGCGCGAGTGGGCTCCTTTTGAAGCCGATAGGAGCCTGGGTACGGCTGGAGTCACAGTGAAGCTCACCAACGTGGGAGCGCCCACGTCGCCGGTTTCCGAAACAAAAGTGACGCGAGCCGACGCGCCTTCGGTGCTTGAGTACAACTGGGGCGGCTACGCTATGCGGTGGGAACTCGAAGCCTTTAATGGTGGCACGCGCCTGACGCTGTGGCACGACATCAATCGCCGCTTCATCTCAATGGGTGCTGCCGGGTGGCACATTTGTTTGGATGTTCTGGATCACCTTCTCAGCGGAACTCCCATTGGCCGCATCGTTGGTGGCGAGGCGATGAAGTTCGGTTGGTCCCGGCTCAATGCGGAGTACGCCCAGCAATTCGGTATTGAAGTTCCGAGCCCCCCACCCAACGTCGCCCAATCCTGA
- a CDS encoding metalloregulator ArsR/SmtB family transcription factor, with translation MESVFEIIAEPNRRAILSLLASSQQSVGEIGRQLHMSQPTVSKHLRVLREAGFVEATVDAQRRLYRLKPEPLQEVDSWLAPFRRFWSAHVDALERHLDHMDQSTPTKPRESLPTKRKARRRQ, from the coding sequence ATGGAATCCGTGTTCGAAATCATTGCGGAACCGAACCGCCGCGCGATATTGAGCCTTCTGGCCTCGTCACAACAGTCGGTTGGAGAGATCGGGCGCCAGCTTCATATGTCGCAGCCAACCGTGTCAAAGCACCTGCGCGTGCTGCGCGAGGCCGGGTTCGTGGAAGCCACAGTGGACGCGCAGCGCCGTCTCTACCGGCTGAAACCGGAACCGCTTCAAGAGGTGGATTCCTGGCTGGCCCCGTTCCGCCGGTTCTGGTCCGCGCACGTGGATGCGCTCGAGCGCCACCTCGACCACATGGATCAATCAACCCCAACGAAGCCGCGTGAATCACTACCAACGAAAAGGAAGGCAAGGAGAAGACAATGA
- a CDS encoding VOC family protein, translating to MTSVYVDDQDKALRFYTEVLGFVKKTDVSQGPYRWLTVASPEEPDGTELQLALNNNPAARAYQQAIFQQGQPAAMFFTDDIKGDYERIQARGAEFTMPPTGVTGSTIAMLNDTCGNLIQLTQLTRY from the coding sequence TTGACTAGTGTATACGTAGACGACCAGGACAAGGCCCTGCGCTTCTATACCGAGGTATTGGGCTTTGTCAAGAAGACCGATGTCAGCCAGGGTCCATATCGCTGGCTGACCGTGGCCTCGCCTGAGGAACCGGACGGCACTGAGCTGCAGCTGGCGCTGAACAACAACCCGGCAGCCAGGGCGTACCAGCAGGCGATCTTTCAACAGGGCCAGCCTGCGGCCATGTTTTTCACTGACGACATCAAGGGCGACTATGAGCGGATTCAGGCCCGCGGCGCTGAGTTCACGATGCCGCCTACCGGCGTGACCGGCTCGACCATTGCGATGCTGAACGACACCTGCGGCAACCTCATCCAGCTCACCCAGCTCACACGCTATTAA
- a CDS encoding DUF3054 domain-containing protein, with the protein MPKIRETKNQATAEGAPAAQKDAYKLNPMSPRRRVITLVVGDIFVFLVFASIGQNSHGEALSIPGIIYVALPFALGWFLVAPFVGAFRGDIVSNPRRMANRTIQAWFLSWPVAMLLRWLLVDRTRNTSLTGFLTFAFVVLTVNVVLLLLWRWPFAFNNSIRERERQQRESA; encoded by the coding sequence ATGCCTAAAATACGAGAGACAAAGAACCAGGCAACCGCCGAGGGCGCTCCTGCTGCCCAAAAAGATGCGTACAAACTGAATCCAATGTCGCCCAGGCGTCGTGTGATAACGCTGGTGGTAGGCGATATCTTCGTCTTCCTTGTCTTTGCTTCGATTGGCCAGAACAGCCACGGGGAAGCGCTTTCCATACCCGGCATCATCTACGTTGCTCTGCCGTTCGCGCTGGGCTGGTTTCTAGTTGCGCCGTTCGTAGGAGCATTTCGCGGCGATATCGTCTCGAATCCGCGCCGCATGGCGAATCGCACTATTCAGGCCTGGTTTCTCTCGTGGCCGGTCGCGATGCTGCTGCGCTGGCTGCTCGTGGATCGCACGCGCAATACCTCGCTCACCGGTTTCCTGACGTTTGCTTTTGTTGTGTTGACGGTCAACGTCGTACTCTTACTGCTATGGCGCTGGCCCTTCGCTTTCAATAACAGTATTCGAGAGCGCGAGAGACAACAGCGCGAATCCGCATGA
- a CDS encoding CcmD family protein, whose product MQGVSYLVAAYAIVWLGLFAYIAFVALRIRSVRTELAAVEELVREQNEKQDSHA is encoded by the coding sequence ATGCAAGGAGTTTCTTACCTGGTCGCGGCCTACGCTATCGTCTGGCTGGGCCTGTTCGCCTATATAGCATTCGTCGCGCTACGTATCCGCAGTGTGCGCACCGAACTCGCTGCCGTCGAAGAACTTGTGCGCGAACAGAACGAAAAACAGGATTCACATGCCTAA
- the ccsA gene encoding cytochrome c biogenesis protein CcsA yields MALVNQETGLTQQEAAVKTRPRGPGFPVASLVLGALSLIGMMISIWMIFLYAPTDAIEGQPQRIFYFHVPIAWIAMLAFVVVAVAGIGYLWKKDERWDWVARAAAELGTVFATLTLITGSIWGRTTWGTWWTWDARLTTTLILWFIYIGYLMLRSYMGRTHESARAGAVLAIIGVIDIPIIYESVNWWRTLHPQAEVGTPGALPPSVVLTLMISLATFTLFYSFLMIQLYQLQRIQALAQRLRAGME; encoded by the coding sequence ATGGCATTAGTCAATCAAGAAACTGGCCTCACACAGCAAGAGGCTGCCGTAAAAACAAGGCCGCGAGGGCCAGGCTTTCCAGTAGCCTCGCTGGTACTCGGCGCGCTGTCGCTGATCGGCATGATGATCTCTATCTGGATGATCTTCCTGTATGCGCCGACCGATGCCATTGAGGGGCAGCCGCAGCGCATCTTCTATTTCCACGTGCCCATAGCCTGGATCGCTATGCTGGCTTTCGTAGTGGTCGCCGTGGCGGGTATAGGTTACCTGTGGAAGAAGGATGAGCGGTGGGATTGGGTAGCGCGTGCCGCCGCTGAACTCGGCACGGTCTTCGCCACGCTTACCCTTATCACCGGCTCCATCTGGGGCAGAACCACCTGGGGCACGTGGTGGACGTGGGATGCACGACTGACCACGACCCTGATCCTGTGGTTCATCTACATTGGCTACCTGATGCTGCGCAGCTATATGGGACGTACCCACGAGAGCGCGCGAGCGGGCGCGGTGCTGGCGATCATCGGTGTTATCGATATCCCCATCATTTACGAATCCGTCAACTGGTGGCGCACGTTGCACCCGCAGGCCGAGGTCGGCACGCCGGGCGCTTTACCGCCGTCCGTTGTGCTGACTCTGATGATTTCGCTGGCTACGTTTACACTGTTTTATAGTTTCCTGATGATCCAACTGTACCAGCTACAGCGCATACAGGCCCTGGCTCAGCGTTTGCGCGCAGGCATGGAATAA
- a CDS encoding heme exporter protein CcmB, whose product MIFLKQVLTILWKDIRCELRSKQTWMGMGLFALLVLVIFNFAFDLRVDNKAAIAPGVLWVAFVFASLLGLGRTIAAEREKGSLDRLLLCPVNRKAIYLAKLLGNLLFIGVVEIVALPIFAALFDVPLFGALLPIVLLGTLGIAAVGTLFSAMAAATQARELLLPVLVFPLIVPVVISAVRATGTLMVPAANEPPWLGLMAAFDIIFLSASMLTFEYVIEE is encoded by the coding sequence ATGATTTTTCTCAAACAGGTACTGACAATTCTATGGAAAGACATACGCTGCGAGCTGCGCAGCAAGCAGACCTGGATGGGCATGGGATTGTTCGCGCTGCTCGTGCTGGTGATCTTCAACTTCGCCTTCGACCTGCGCGTGGATAACAAGGCCGCGATTGCCCCGGGTGTGCTGTGGGTGGCGTTTGTTTTCGCCAGCCTGTTGGGATTGGGCCGTACTATCGCTGCCGAACGCGAAAAAGGCTCGCTGGATCGCCTGTTGCTCTGCCCGGTGAACCGCAAGGCCATCTATCTTGCAAAACTGCTGGGCAATTTGCTATTTATCGGAGTAGTAGAAATTGTAGCGTTGCCAATTTTCGCCGCGCTGTTCGACGTACCGTTGTTTGGCGCGTTGCTTCCCATCGTCCTGCTTGGAACATTGGGCATAGCAGCCGTCGGCACGCTGTTTTCGGCTATGGCAGCGGCGACCCAGGCGCGAGAATTATTGTTGCCGGTACTCGTATTTCCGTTGATCGTGCCGGTTGTTATCAGCGCCGTCCGTGCCACCGGTACCCTGATGGTGCCTGCGGCGAACGAGCCGCCCTGGTTAGGCCTGATGGCGGCATTCGACATCATTTTCCTGAGCGCATCGATGCTCACGTTTGAATATGTGATTGAGGAATAA
- the ccmA gene encoding heme ABC exporter ATP-binding protein CcmA: MSYLSIKGLKKSYTFKPILRGIDLDLCKGERLALLGANGTGKTTLLRIIAGLTKPGAGSITINGLDIVQNAQQARQLVGFVAHQPYLYDELTALENLVFFGRMYNVKEAHERAAALLERVGLARRAKERVSALSRGQVQRLSLARALLHSPQLLLLDEPDTGLDEDGNELLADILHEHSERGCATLFTTHNLEHALTWSGRTAILHAGRIVYTRETEGLELEDLQEAYREVLKPRAKILS, translated from the coding sequence ATGAGCTACCTTTCCATCAAAGGTCTCAAAAAAAGCTATACGTTTAAACCCATTTTGCGCGGCATCGACCTCGATCTTTGCAAGGGCGAGCGCCTTGCCTTGCTGGGAGCGAACGGCACGGGCAAAACTACCCTGCTGCGCATCATAGCCGGCCTCACTAAACCGGGCGCCGGCAGTATCACCATCAACGGACTGGATATCGTCCAGAATGCCCAGCAGGCGAGGCAGCTCGTTGGTTTTGTCGCTCACCAGCCCTACCTGTACGACGAACTGACCGCGCTGGAGAATCTGGTCTTCTTCGGTCGCATGTACAATGTGAAAGAGGCGCATGAGCGCGCAGCCGCATTGCTGGAAAGGGTTGGCCTGGCCAGGCGTGCTAAAGAGCGCGTCAGTGCCCTCTCGCGCGGTCAGGTGCAGCGCCTCTCGCTTGCCCGCGCCCTGCTGCATTCGCCCCAACTGCTCCTGCTCGATGAGCCTGATACCGGTCTTGACGAAGATGGAAACGAACTGCTGGCGGATATCTTGCATGAACACAGCGAACGCGGCTGCGCAACGCTGTTCACCACGCACAACCTTGAACATGCCTTGACATGGAGTGGTCGCACCGCGATTTTGCATGCTGGACGCATAGTATATACTCGAGAGACAGAAGGGCTGGAACTGGAAGACCTGCAAGAAGCCTACCGCGAGGTCCTGAAGCCCAGGGCGAAGATTTTATCATGA
- a CDS encoding cytochrome c-type biogenesis protein — protein MKQKRSLLVILAVVAILGATWSHVLLTTPPQKTLDQEAQDVGSQLKCLVCQGESVADSPALLAQQMRVVIRQQLQSGKSEQDVIQYFQARYGDKILFAPPQRGFDLLAWLVPIAMLLAGALFLFFVVRDWHTSSRGGAAEEDSDLTDVDEAELEHYRRQLEQELAEDDPLFAQTRIEEAG, from the coding sequence ATGAAACAAAAACGCTCGCTCCTCGTCATTCTTGCAGTCGTGGCTATTTTAGGAGCCACCTGGTCGCACGTCCTGCTGACAACGCCGCCGCAAAAAACGCTTGACCAGGAAGCGCAGGATGTCGGCTCGCAATTGAAATGCCTCGTCTGCCAGGGTGAATCGGTCGCCGACTCGCCCGCTTTGCTGGCCCAGCAAATGCGTGTCGTCATTCGCCAGCAATTGCAGTCCGGCAAATCGGAACAGGATGTGATCCAGTATTTTCAAGCGCGTTACGGCGATAAGATACTCTTCGCTCCCCCGCAGCGTGGCTTCGATCTGCTGGCATGGCTGGTTCCTATAGCTATGCTGCTGGCCGGTGCGCTTTTCCTCTTCTTTGTAGTACGCGACTGGCATACCAGTTCGCGTGGTGGGGCCGCGGAGGAGGATTCAGATCTCACAGACGTGGATGAGGCCGAACTGGAACACTATCGCCGGCAACTGGAGCAGGAGTTAGCGGAGGACGACCCGTTATTTGCCCAGACCAGGATCGAGGAGGCAGGTTGA
- a CDS encoding heme lyase CcmF/NrfE family subunit, with product MHFSDLGSISLILALGFAILTIVVAVLGATRNIPQLVASARRCVLVVAFFLVLASASLIASFLTHDFGLTYVAQHSSLSMPWYYTTAAFYGGQEGSLLYWAMMLSVFSAIFVFTSRRAPAMLVPYVMATLMGIETFFLIMLTTISSPFVRLPVPLPDGVGLNPLLMDPGMLIHPPILLMGYMSFSLPFAFAVAAMITGKLDSDWLRSIRRWTLAAWSIQTAGLVLGAWWAYHVLGWGGYWGWDPVENAALFPWLTSTAFLHSAMVQERRGMLKVWNLGLVIASFALSIFGTFEVRSGLISSVHSFAYSAIGGYFLGFLCIVILFSTGLFIYRMPRLRPEHEFESVVSREGSFLLNNLLLVGITFATLWGTLFPLISQALSKQTQTVGPPFYNSVDGPLFIALVLAMGIGPLLAWRRTSTRTLWRNLGIPALAAAACASILPLAGIRDIWPNVAFAVCAFTAGAILYEIWRGVRVRHSHGEPYPLAIYMLIHRYRQRYGGYIVHLGLVMLAVGVIGSHFFQAQASATLKPGQEIDIAGYKLVYFGNIAQKYPNVQVETAQVQVWSNGQLQEYIYPGREFYANYSNEPSSLIPITTFGLTDLYVFLDNWNGPAQATFDVFVNPLVPLVWYGALLMLLGGITCWWPEKRRQRIARSMPSEAIPATVGVGVETGGEGTIVVARLGQIEEIDADPVEERSSEEGAIT from the coding sequence GTGCATTTCTCAGACTTAGGCAGCATCTCACTCATATTAGCGTTGGGGTTCGCCATCCTGACGATTGTGGTAGCCGTACTTGGGGCGACGCGTAACATACCGCAACTGGTCGCGAGCGCGCGGCGCTGCGTCCTGGTCGTTGCTTTCTTCCTGGTGCTGGCCTCGGCATCCCTCATTGCCTCGTTTCTCACGCATGATTTTGGCCTGACCTATGTCGCCCAGCATTCGAGCCTGTCGATGCCCTGGTACTATACGACCGCGGCTTTCTATGGCGGGCAGGAAGGCTCGCTACTCTACTGGGCGATGATGCTCTCGGTCTTTTCGGCCATATTCGTCTTCACATCGCGGCGAGCCCCTGCCATGCTGGTTCCCTATGTTATGGCTACCCTGATGGGTATCGAGACGTTCTTTTTAATCATGTTGACGACCATCTCCAGCCCGTTTGTGCGCCTGCCCGTCCCGTTGCCGGATGGCGTTGGGCTGAACCCGCTGCTGATGGACCCCGGCATGTTGATCCACCCACCCATACTGCTGATGGGCTACATGAGCTTCTCGCTGCCTTTTGCTTTCGCCGTCGCCGCCATGATAACCGGCAAACTGGACAGTGACTGGCTGCGCTCGATCCGGCGCTGGACGCTGGCGGCGTGGTCGATTCAGACGGCGGGCCTGGTGCTTGGCGCGTGGTGGGCCTATCATGTACTCGGCTGGGGTGGATACTGGGGCTGGGACCCGGTCGAGAATGCCGCCCTTTTCCCCTGGCTAACATCAACCGCGTTCCTGCACTCCGCAATGGTTCAGGAGCGGCGCGGGATGCTCAAAGTATGGAACCTTGGCCTCGTCATTGCCTCGTTCGCGCTCTCGATCTTCGGCACCTTCGAGGTGCGCAGCGGCCTCATCAGCTCGGTTCACTCGTTTGCCTATTCCGCCATTGGTGGCTATTTCCTTGGTTTCCTGTGCATTGTCATCCTCTTCAGCACCGGCCTCTTTATCTATCGCATGCCCAGGCTGCGGCCCGAGCACGAATTCGAATCCGTAGTTTCGCGCGAAGGCAGCTTCCTGCTCAACAACCTGCTGCTGGTCGGCATCACCTTCGCTACCCTGTGGGGCACGCTTTTTCCACTGATCTCACAGGCTTTGAGCAAGCAGACGCAGACGGTAGGGCCGCCTTTCTATAACTCGGTTGATGGGCCGCTCTTCATAGCGCTGGTACTTGCCATGGGTATCGGTCCGCTGCTCGCGTGGCGGCGTACATCGACGCGCACCCTGTGGCGCAACCTTGGCATACCCGCGCTTGCCGCTGCCGCCTGCGCCTCTATTCTGCCGCTTGCGGGCATTCGTGATATCTGGCCTAACGTTGCGTTCGCCGTCTGCGCGTTTACTGCCGGGGCCATTCTCTACGAAATCTGGCGCGGCGTGCGCGTCCGGCACAGTCACGGCGAACCGTACCCGCTGGCGATCTACATGCTCATTCACCGCTATCGCCAGCGTTACGGCGGCTATATTGTTCACCTGGGATTGGTCATGCTGGCCGTGGGCGTTATCGGCTCGCATTTCTTTCAGGCGCAGGCAAGCGCTACGCTGAAACCCGGACAGGAAATCGATATCGCCGGCTATAAGCTCGTCTACTTCGGCAACATCGCGCAGAAATATCCGAATGTACAGGTAGAGACGGCCCAGGTCCAGGTATGGAGCAACGGCCAGCTACAGGAATATATCTATCCCGGTCGCGAATTCTATGCCAACTACAGCAACGAGCCTTCCAGCCTGATTCCTATCACCACCTTCGGCCTGACCGACCTGTACGTTTTCCTGGACAACTGGAATGGCCCGGCCCAGGCAACCTTCGATGTCTTTGTCAATCCGCTGGTTCCCCTCGTCTGGTATGGAGCCCTGCTGATGCTGCTCGGCGGCATCACCTGCTGGTGGCCCGAAAAACGCAGGCAGCGCATCGCCCGGTCAATGCCATCAGAAGCCATTCCCGCTACTGTAGGGGTGGGGGTGGAGACGGGTGGAGAGGGAACCATTGTGGTCGCCCGTCTCGGCCAGATCGAGGAAATCGACGCTGACCCTGTTGAGGAGCGCAGTAGTGAGGAGGGAGCCATCACATGA
- a CDS encoding cytochrome c maturation protein CcmE, whose protein sequence is MQPDVTTLDEPIEEERPSPSRKRRRRWPISFVIGGLVILGAVVYLIYANTQANAMYYMTVSELHHCTICTTQSVRVAGTVQKGTVVHNGTQIRFVISDTNGQSLPVVYSGIVPDIFAPGIQVVVEGHYTGQGPFQAQTLLAKCPSKFTAATPTP, encoded by the coding sequence GTGCAACCGGATGTGACTACACTGGATGAACCAATTGAAGAGGAGAGACCATCGCCATCGCGCAAGCGCAGGCGACGCTGGCCAATCAGCTTTGTGATTGGCGGGCTTGTCATTCTAGGTGCGGTGGTCTATCTTATTTATGCCAATACGCAGGCCAATGCCATGTATTATATGACCGTCTCGGAGCTGCACCACTGCACCATCTGTACCACGCAGTCGGTACGCGTTGCCGGAACGGTGCAGAAAGGAACGGTCGTGCATAACGGCACGCAAATCCGCTTTGTGATCTCCGATACCAATGGGCAATCGCTTCCGGTCGTTTATAGCGGTATCGTGCCGGATATCTTTGCGCCCGGCATCCAGGTCGTAGTAGAGGGACACTACACGGGTCAAGGGCCATTTCAAGCACAAACGCTGCTCGCTAAATGCCCCTCGAAGTTCACAGCCGCCACGCCGACTCCATAA
- a CDS encoding CopD family protein: protein MLEIRVIVRTLHILAATAWVGGNILYLVAIVPALRGAGPAPGVAAQIAAHFRRLVNICVGVLLLTGVYLAFDRLTTTNLGWPYLVVLGVKIVIALAMFMLAIYIGQSNIRRLAKRTTRFSKAAPQLVLALGILVFLLSALLTGLFEASIAPN from the coding sequence ATGTTAGAAATTCGAGTCATTGTGCGGACGCTGCATATTCTGGCCGCCACGGCATGGGTAGGTGGAAACATCCTGTATCTTGTCGCCATCGTGCCAGCCTTGCGCGGCGCCGGTCCGGCTCCGGGAGTAGCAGCGCAGATCGCAGCCCATTTCCGCCGCCTGGTCAATATCTGTGTAGGGGTGCTGCTGCTAACCGGAGTCTACCTGGCATTCGACCGCCTGACAACGACCAACCTGGGCTGGCCCTACCTGGTCGTGTTGGGAGTGAAAATAGTTATCGCGCTGGCAATGTTTATGCTGGCAATCTATATTGGACAGAGTAATATACGCCGGCTGGCCAAACGCACGACGCGTTTCTCGAAGGCCGCGCCACAGCTTGTGCTGGCGCTTGGAATACTGGTATTTTTGCTGAGCGCGCTGCTTACCGGTCTCTTCGAGGCCAGTATCGCGCCGAATTAA
- a CDS encoding redoxin domain-containing protein — MEVKDRTGLPGETAIESEKRVEKPKRKGSRKRSITIFAIVSVVNVGLLVFLWTQLLTPASNTSGQDPLIGHAAPNFTLALLGSRSTAASISTASYKGKPFIVNFWNSTCGPCIDEAPLLQQEWTRLQKQGIGLIGVDFQDTTSGGLGFLQKYGITYPNVMDSSGSTAINYGVTGTPETLFINRQGIVVSRVSGELSPQTWQQNLQLMLQS; from the coding sequence ATGGAAGTCAAAGATAGAACCGGTCTGCCTGGAGAAACGGCGATAGAATCAGAAAAGCGTGTGGAGAAGCCAAAGCGCAAAGGTTCGCGCAAGCGCAGCATTACCATCTTTGCGATTGTGAGCGTGGTCAATGTGGGACTGCTGGTCTTTCTCTGGACGCAGCTGCTCACGCCTGCTTCGAATACGAGTGGTCAGGACCCGTTAATTGGTCATGCCGCCCCGAATTTTACGCTGGCCTTGCTTGGCAGCCGTTCAACAGCGGCAAGTATTTCTACGGCCAGCTACAAAGGGAAGCCGTTCATCGTCAATTTCTGGAACTCGACATGCGGCCCATGCATCGATGAAGCGCCGCTCTTACAGCAAGAGTGGACGCGGTTGCAAAAGCAGGGGATTGGCCTGATCGGCGTCGATTTCCAGGATACAACGAGCGGTGGCCTTGGCTTTTTGCAGAAGTATGGCATTACGTACCCGAATGTCATGGACTCAAGCGGCTCGACAGCCATCAACTATGGTGTAACGGGTACGCCGGAGACGCTTTTCATCAACCGCCAGGGGATTGTTGTGAGCCGTGTAAGCGGCGAACTCTCCCCGCAAACCTGGCAGCAAAACCTGCAATTAATGTTACAATCCTGA
- a CDS encoding type 1 glutamine amidotransferase domain-containing protein, whose amino-acid sequence MMMQGKQLNGLRVAIMVADDFEQVELTEPKKALEQAGATTKIISTHSGQVTGMNHDVKADSFNVDMTLDQANPNDFDALMLPGGALNADKLRMEPKARQFVQEFQKAGKPMAVICHAPWLLVSSGVVRGRTLTSYYTIQDDIRNAGGNWVDQEMVRDGNLVTSRSPKDLPAFNPAMIQLFSEARVPQR is encoded by the coding sequence ATGATGATGCAAGGAAAACAACTGAACGGTTTACGTGTTGCAATAATGGTGGCCGATGATTTCGAGCAGGTTGAGTTGACCGAGCCGAAGAAAGCGCTTGAGCAGGCGGGAGCGACCACGAAGATCATATCCACGCATAGCGGGCAGGTCACCGGCATGAACCACGATGTAAAGGCCGATTCTTTCAATGTAGATATGACGTTGGACCAGGCGAATCCCAACGACTTTGACGCGCTCATGCTTCCAGGGGGCGCTCTAAACGCCGATAAACTGAGAATGGAGCCGAAGGCCCGCCAGTTTGTGCAGGAATTCCAGAAGGCGGGCAAACCGATGGCCGTCATTTGTCACGCGCCCTGGCTGCTCGTCTCATCGGGCGTAGTAAGAGGCAGGACGTTGACCAGCTACTATACCATTCAGGACGATATCCGCAATGCCGGTGGCAACTGGGTGGACCAGGAGATGGTGCGCGACGGCAACCTGGTGACCAGCCGCAGTCCTAAGGACCTGCCCGCGTTCAACCCGGCGATGATCCAGCTGTTCTCTGAAGCCAGGGTTCCACAGCGCTAG